In the Streptomyces spororaveus genome, CACCCCGACGCAGTCCGGCCCGACTGCCTCGGGCCCGAGGCAGTCGGGCCCGACCCCGCAGGACCCGGCCCGGCAGACCCCGGCTCCGCAGGACCCCGCCCCGCCCGCGTCCGGCCCCGTCCCGCACGACCCGACGCCGCACGACCCGACGCGGACCGGCGCGGCCCCGGCGGCCCCGGCGTCCGCGCCGACGCCCGTATCGGCCCCCGTGCCCGCACCCGGCCCCGTACGCGCACCCGGGAAGCGGCGGCCCGGGGCGGCGCTGATCGCCGGTCTGCTGGTGGCGGCGATCGCCGGGGCCGGCGTGTCCGCCGCGCTGCTCATGAACAACGGCGACCACGGCGGGCGGACGTCGACGAGCGGGGCGGCCGGACGGCCGGACGCGCCCGCCTCCGCCACCTCCGCCGCCACCGGCGAGCGGGTCGACGCGGTCTCCCCCTCCTCCGACGGCAAGCCCGCGCCCGCCGGCTACCGCGTCGTCACCGATCCGGAGGGCTTCTCGCTCGCCGTGCCGCTCGGCTTCACCCGCAAGGTGGAAGGTCCGCGGATCTTCTACATGTCACCCGGTGAGACCTTCCGCATCGGCATCAAGGTGGCGGAGCCCGAGTCGGGCGGCCCGCTCGCCGTCCATCAGCGCGCCCACGCCAAGGGGCCGGGCACCAACCCCGGTTACCGTGACGCCGAGGTCGTGACCACGTCCCGGAACGGCCTGCAGGCCGCCCTCTGGCTGTTCACCTGGGACGGCTTCTCGGCGGCCGAGGGCCCCCGGCACACCCGTGACCTGTGCTGGGAGGAGGACGGCCGCCTGTACGACGTGTGGGTCTCCTCGCCCGTCCGCCAGGGTGACGAGGCCCGGGGCTACTTCGACACCGCGGTGCGGACCTTCGTACGCACCGGAGGCTGACCCCCTCCGCCGCGCCCCGGTTCACCCGGCAGGCGCAGCCCACCACAGCACCCGCCGCCGCCCCGCTCCATGATCGGGGGAGCGGACCGGCGGACCCCTTCAGGGATGGTGGCGGATGGAACCGGACAGCCGAGGCACCCGTTGAGCACCGCGCCCCCGGCCCCTGCCGGTCCGGCTCCGGCCCCGGCCCCGCCCCCGGAGGAGCCCGCGGGCAAGGGGTTCGGCTTCCCGAGCGCCCTGACCGTGCTGGCCGTGGTCACGGTGGCGGTCTGGCTGCTGGCCTTCCTCGTCCCCGCGGGCCGGTACGACCGCAACGACAGCGGTGCCCCCGTCTCCGGCACCTACCACGAGGTGCCGGACACCCGGAGCTTCACCGACCGGCTGAACGACCTCTTCCTCGCCCCCGTGAACGGCCTCTACGGCATCCGGGACGAGAAGACGGGCGAGGTCGGACCCGCCTTCAGCGGCGAGCTGTACGGCAGCGCGGGCGTCTTCCTCTTCGTCCTCGCCATCGGCGCGTTCATCACCGTCGTCTTCGCCACCGGCGCCCTCGACCGCGGCATCGCCCGCCTCGCCCACCGGCTGCGCGATCGCGGCACCCTGCTGATCGCCGCCGTGATGCTGGTCTTCTCCGTCCTCGGCACCGTGGAGGGTTTCGCGGAGGAGACCCTCGGCTTCTACGGTCTGCTGGTGCCCATGATGCTGGCCCTCGGCTACGACCGGATGGTCGCCGTCGGCTCGGCCATCCTGGGCGCGGGGATCGGTGTCCTGTGCTCCACCGTGAACCCCTTCGCGACCGGCGTGGCCTCGGCGGCCGCGGACATCTCGCTGGGCGACGGCATCGCGCTGCGCTTCGTGATGTGGGTGGTCCTGACGGCCGTGACCATCCTCTACGTCGTCCGGTACGCGAAGCGCGTCGAGAAGGACCCGGCCCGGTCCGTGTGCGGCTTCCTCCCGGGCGACCGGGAGCAGAAGGCCACGGGGGCCGAGGAGACGGCTCCCGAACTCACCCGGCTGCACAAGCTGGTGCTGGTCCTGGTGACGCTGGTGTTCGGCTTCATGATCTTCTCGGTGGTCCCCTGGGCCGGTGCGCTCACCGGGGAGGCGGAGGCGACCCCGTACGCCTGGGAGCTGGGCTGGTCCTTCCCGGAGCTCTCGGCGCTGTTCCTGTGCGCCGCGGTGCTGGTGGGGCTGGTGGCACGGATGGGCGAAGCGAAGATCAGCGCCACGATCATCCAGGGTGCCGCCGACTTCATCTCCCCGGCCCTCGTCATCATGCTGGCGCGCGGGGTCACCGTCATCATGAACAACTCGAGGATCACCGACACCGTCCTGCACTCCATCGAGGACGTGGTGACGGGCACCTCCTCCGCGCTCTTCGCGGTGATCGTCTTCCTGGTCAACCTCCCGCTGGCCTTCCTGATCCCCTCCACCTCCGGCCACGCCACCCTCGTCATGCCCATCCTGGCCCCGCTGGCCGACTTCGCGGGCGTCTCCCGCGCGCTGGCGGTGACGGCCTGGCAGTCGGCCAGCGGCTGGATGAACCTCTGGGTCCCCACCTCGGCCGTGACCATCGGCGGTGTCGCCCTGGCCAAGGTCGGCTACGACAAGTACCTGCGCTTCGTCTGGCCCCTGCTGGCCATCCTCCTCGTGCTGATCTGCGGCTTCCTGGCGCTGGGCGCGGCGATGTGACGGACCGCCACCGCACCCCCTGACCGGCGGAACGCGTGCGGACACCCCTTAGTCTGGGGAGACATGTCCCGATCCGCGCCCCTCCCCGAACCGGCCGACTCCGAACCGGCCGGCCCCGCGCCCGTCACCGTCCTCGCCGCGATACGCCGGCCGCTGCGGTTCCTGGGCTCGTGGTGGCCCTGGCGGTGCTGGGCGTACCTGGGCAGCGGGTTCCTCATCGGCTATCCCGTACTGGTCGTCCTCGCCCTGCTCGTCGGGCTCGGGGTGGTGCTGGCGCTCGTCGGGATCGGACTGCTGCTCCTGCTGGGCGCCGTCGTCGCCGGGGTACCGCTGGGGGCGCTGGAGCGGTGGCGGCTGCGGTGCGTGGAGCCCGAGCCCGTACCGGACCCGCACACCTCGCTGGCCGGAGCGGGGCCCGCGGCCTGGCTGCGAACGCGGCTGCGGGAACGGGCCACCTGGCGGGAGTTCGCGTACGCCGCCCTGCTCGGGCCGGCCTTCGGGGCGGCCGGGTTCGCCGTGATGACGCTGCTGGCCTTCTCCCTGATCCTCGTAGCGACCCCGGGGATCGTCTGGGCCATCGCCCCGGACCACGTGATGCTGATCCCCGGCCGGCCGGTCTCCGGGCCGCTGGAGGCCCTGGGCGGCACGGCCGTCGGACTGGCCGGGACGGTGCTGGCGGCGTACGCGGGCGCCCTGCTCGCCGGGGCCCAGGTGAAGACGGCCCGCCTGTTGCTCGGACCGCGGACGGAGACCGACCGGATCCTGGAGCTCACCCGCTCCCGGGTCCGCCTGGTCGATGCCTTCGAAGCCGAACGGCGGCGCATCGAACGGGACCTGCACGACGGCGCGCAGCAGCAGCTGGTCGCCCTCAGCATGACCCTGGGCCTCGCCGAGCTGGAACTGCGCGGGATCCCGCAGGCGACCGGAGCCGCCGACCTGGTGGCGCGCGGCCGCGGCGAGGCCAGGGTCGCGCTGGAGCAACTGCGTGACCTGGTGCGGGGTATCCACCCGCAGGTCCTCACCGACCACGGGCTCGCGGCGGCCGTGGCCGAGGTGGCCCTGCGCCATCCCGTACCGGTGACGGTGGACCTCGACGTGCCGCGGCTGGCCGAACCGGTCGAGGTCACCGCGTACTTCACGGTCACCGAAGCCCTCGCCAACGCGGCCAAGCACAGCGGTGCCTCGCGTGTCGCCGTCGTCGGTAAGGTCGAGGGTGACCGGCTCACTCTCACCGTCACCGACGACGGCCGCGGCGGCGCCGACCCGGGCGCGGGAGCGGGCCTGGCAGGACTCGCGGACAGGGTGGCGATGTTGAAGGGCAGGCTGGTGGTCTCCAGTCCGGTGGGCGGACCGACCCGGCTCCGGGTGGAGGTCCCGTGCTCCGGCTGATCCTCGCCGAGGACTCGGTACTGCTGCGCGCGGGGCTGACGGAACTCCTCACCCGCGGCGGTCACCAGGTCCTCGCCGCCGTCGGGAGCGCGGAGGAGCTGGTGCGGGCGGTGGAGGCGCAGCGGCCGGACGCCGTCGTGACCGACGTGCGGATGCCGCCGGGCTTCCGCGACGAGGGCCTGCGGGCCGCGCTCGAACTCCGCGCCCAGGACCCCTCGTTGCCCGTGCTCGTGCTCTCGCAGTACGTGGCCACGGCCTACGCGACGCAGCTGCTCACGGGCGCCTCGGCGGGCGGGCTGGGCTATCTCCTGAAGGACCGGGTCGGCGAGGTGGCCGAGTTCCTCGACGCCCTCCGGCAGGTCGCCGAGGGGCGTACGGTCATCGACCCGGAGGTGGTACGGGTCCTGCTCAGCCGGCAGTCCGAGGACCGGCCGCTGGCCCGGCTGACCCCGCGCGAGCGGGAGGTGCTGACCCTGATGGCCTCGGGCCTCAACAACCAGGCCCTGGCGGCACGGCTGTTCATCACCGAGGCCGCCGTCGTCAAGCACGCGTCCAGCATCTTCATGAAGCTCGACCTGGACGCCACCGAGGGCAACCGCCGGGTGCTGGCGGTCCTGGCCCATCTTTCGGGCCAGGAGGCCGAGGCGTAGGCCGGCACACGGTCACGGTCACGGGTTCACGGACTCACGCCTCAGGAGCAGGAGCGCACCGCGTCGTCCCAGGCGCCGGGGCTGCGGTAGTGGTTCGTGTGTCCCGCGGCGAGCACCTGGCGCAGCTCGGCGCGGTGCCGGGTGTCCGCCGGAAGGTCCAACCGGTCGAGGAGGGCCAGTGCGGCGGCCGGTTCCAGATCGCCGTACACATCGTGGAAACCCGCCCGGAGACCGCGGAAGAGGGCCGGGTGCAAGGCGGGCAGCCGTAGGGCGGTGCGGTACGTCGGCTCCTTCACGGACCAGGGCACCGGGCCCGAGCACTCCAGGACGCGACGGGCTCGCCGGAGCAGGGCTTGCGAAGGTTCGGCCACCACGTGCTCGATGTCGTTGCCGAGTACCTCGGCGAAGGCCGTCGCGGAGGTGGTGCGGTCCTCGAACCAGTCCACCCACAGTGAGTAGGTCACGGCCTCGACCTCCTTGTCCGCCTCCAGGCGTCGGCGGTAGCCGTCCCACAGGACGTCGGCGGGGAGGGGGCCCTCGGAGCTGTCGTCCGCGAACCGGATCTCGCAGGTGACCCAGTACTCGCCGAGGAGGTCCAGCAACCCGAAGGCCAGCCGCAGCTGGTCGGCGGTGTCCAGGTCCTCGGCGAACACGTCACCGGCCCAGGTGTGCGCCACGTCGTTGGCCGTGAGCAGCACGTCCGGCTTCTCGTGGCTCACCCACCCGTCGCGCACCTGGCCGACGCCCTGTTCAGCCAGCCAACGCCGCGCCGCCTCCACCGCTCCACCGTCCATCCGGAAAGTATGACAAGCGGCGCGACATCAGAACGGGACGGCCTGGTTCGAGTCCCCCCGCCCGGCCCCGGACCGGATCAGGAGGGCGGCCGGGAGGGCGAGGAGCAGGAGGGCGCCGACCCCGCACCAGAGGGTGGTGGTGTAGGAGCCCATCAGCCGGGCGAACACGTCCGTGTCTTCCGAGACCTGCTCCATGCGGCTCACCAGGACGGTGCCGAGCACCGCCCCGCCGACCGACTGCCCCAGGTGGTGGGCCGCGCCGAGGGCCGCCGAGGCCGCGCCGGCGTGTTGCGGAGCCACCCCGGTGGTCGCGGTGGCGTAGAGCGGGACGAGGGCCAGGCCCAGGCCGACGCCGGTGAGGAGCATGCCGGGCAGCACCCCGGTCGCGTAGGTGGCCGCACCCCCCAGACTCGCCAGCAGGGCCAGCCCGAGAGCCGTGATCACCAGGCCCGGCAGGACGAGGGCACGCGGCGCGAGGCGGGGCAGCAGTCGGGCGGAGACCTGGGTCGCGGCCACGAGGGCCGCGGCGGCCAGCGGCAGGTGGGACGCCCCGGAGGCGGCCGGACCCTCGCCGCGGACCTGCTGGGCGAAGAAGCCCAGGACGGGGAAGAGGGCGACGACGGCGGCGCCGGTGACGAGGAGGGCCAGGAGGGAGGCGAGGCGGCTCCGGTCGGCCAGGACGTACGCCGGGAGCAGCGGGCGGGACGTTCTCGTCTGCCGCCACAGGAAGGCGGCGAGCAGCACGACGCCGCCCACGAGCGGCAGCAGGTTCCACGTGGCGGCCCAGCCTCCCGTCTGGACCTCGGCGAGGCCGTAGGACAGGGCGGCGGATCCCGCTGTGCCGAGGAGCACGCCGGGTCCGTCGAAGCGGGCGCCGGTGCGGCCGGGACGGTCGGGCAGCAGGGTGAGCGCGCCGATCAGGGCGAGTACGGCGAGCGGTACGACGGACCACAGGGCCCAGCGCCACGCCAGGGTCTCGGCGAGCCATCCGCCCGTGAACACGCCCAGCGCGCTGCCGCCCGCGGCGACGGCCGCGTAGATCCCGAAGGCCCGGCCGCGTTCGCGGGGGTCGGTGAACGCGGTGGACACCAGG is a window encoding:
- a CDS encoding serine/threonine-protein kinase; this encodes MGTEGANARVIAGRYRLDAKLGRGGMGIVWRATDQLLGRRVALKEVALDPALSEDEARHQRERTLREARAAAQLKHPHIIVVHDIVEDGGLPYIVMELVEGGSLADRISRTGPVDVAEAARIGIALVGALRTAHAAGVLHRDIKPANVLLEAPGGRPVLTDFGIAQVSGATTLTTTGSFVGSPEYTAPERMSGQTPAGPEADLWSLGALLCAALSGASPFRRDSLGGILHAVVFDEIRPPDACGPLLPVVRGLLERDPAERLGAERAGQMLRACAEAAAHYTPTQSGPTASGPRQSGPTPQDPARQTPAPQDPAPPASGPVPHDPTPHDPTRTGAAPAAPASAPTPVSAPVPAPGPVRAPGKRRPGAALIAGLLVAAIAGAGVSAALLMNNGDHGGRTSTSGAAGRPDAPASATSAATGERVDAVSPSSDGKPAPAGYRVVTDPEGFSLAVPLGFTRKVEGPRIFYMSPGETFRIGIKVAEPESGGPLAVHQRAHAKGPGTNPGYRDAEVVTTSRNGLQAALWLFTWDGFSAAEGPRHTRDLCWEEDGRLYDVWVSSPVRQGDEARGYFDTAVRTFVRTGG
- a CDS encoding YfcC family protein, whose protein sequence is MVADGTGQPRHPLSTAPPAPAGPAPAPAPPPEEPAGKGFGFPSALTVLAVVTVAVWLLAFLVPAGRYDRNDSGAPVSGTYHEVPDTRSFTDRLNDLFLAPVNGLYGIRDEKTGEVGPAFSGELYGSAGVFLFVLAIGAFITVVFATGALDRGIARLAHRLRDRGTLLIAAVMLVFSVLGTVEGFAEETLGFYGLLVPMMLALGYDRMVAVGSAILGAGIGVLCSTVNPFATGVASAAADISLGDGIALRFVMWVVLTAVTILYVVRYAKRVEKDPARSVCGFLPGDREQKATGAEETAPELTRLHKLVLVLVTLVFGFMIFSVVPWAGALTGEAEATPYAWELGWSFPELSALFLCAAVLVGLVARMGEAKISATIIQGAADFISPALVIMLARGVTVIMNNSRITDTVLHSIEDVVTGTSSALFAVIVFLVNLPLAFLIPSTSGHATLVMPILAPLADFAGVSRALAVTAWQSASGWMNLWVPTSAVTIGGVALAKVGYDKYLRFVWPLLAILLVLICGFLALGAAM
- a CDS encoding sensor histidine kinase, yielding MSRSAPLPEPADSEPAGPAPVTVLAAIRRPLRFLGSWWPWRCWAYLGSGFLIGYPVLVVLALLVGLGVVLALVGIGLLLLLGAVVAGVPLGALERWRLRCVEPEPVPDPHTSLAGAGPAAWLRTRLRERATWREFAYAALLGPAFGAAGFAVMTLLAFSLILVATPGIVWAIAPDHVMLIPGRPVSGPLEALGGTAVGLAGTVLAAYAGALLAGAQVKTARLLLGPRTETDRILELTRSRVRLVDAFEAERRRIERDLHDGAQQQLVALSMTLGLAELELRGIPQATGAADLVARGRGEARVALEQLRDLVRGIHPQVLTDHGLAAAVAEVALRHPVPVTVDLDVPRLAEPVEVTAYFTVTEALANAAKHSGASRVAVVGKVEGDRLTLTVTDDGRGGADPGAGAGLAGLADRVAMLKGRLVVSSPVGGPTRLRVEVPCSG
- a CDS encoding response regulator transcription factor, translating into MLRLILAEDSVLLRAGLTELLTRGGHQVLAAVGSAEELVRAVEAQRPDAVVTDVRMPPGFRDEGLRAALELRAQDPSLPVLVLSQYVATAYATQLLTGASAGGLGYLLKDRVGEVAEFLDALRQVAEGRTVIDPEVVRVLLSRQSEDRPLARLTPREREVLTLMASGLNNQALAARLFITEAAVVKHASSIFMKLDLDATEGNRRVLAVLAHLSGQEAEA